A DNA window from Zingiber officinale cultivar Zhangliang chromosome 3A, Zo_v1.1, whole genome shotgun sequence contains the following coding sequences:
- the LOC122051235 gene encoding cysteine synthase 2-like codes for MAATSAFAATAAGVAAFAALLSCLVLSGLLPKKQNRRRRRGLVDAVGDTPLIRINSLSDATGCEILGKAEFLNPGGSVKDRVAVKIIEEALESGELVQGGVVTEGSAGSTAISLATIAPAYGCRCHVVIPDDAAIEKLQIIEALGATVERVRPVSISHKDHYVNVARRRALEATNRAAMHGDAREAESNGFIQMNSHAPKQMKSDIPSCDCKGGFFADQFENLANFRAHYAWTGPEIWEQTEGKLHAFVAAAGTGGTIAGISRFLKEKDPRVKCFLIDPPGSGLFNKVTRGVMYTKEEAEGRRLKNPFDTITEGIGINRLTKNFMMAELDGAYRGTDREAVEMSRFLLKNDGLFLGSSSAMNCVGALRVAQSLGPGHTIVTILCDSGMRHLSKFCNTQYLADRGLTPTASGLEFLDSR; via the exons ATGGCGGCGACGTCGGCCTTCGCCGCGACCGCCGCCGGCGTCGCGGCCTTCGCTGCTCTTCTCTCCTGCCTCGTCCTCTCCGGCCTCCTGCCGAAGAAGCAGAATCGTAGGAGAAGGAGAGGCCTCGTCGACGCCGTCGGAGACACCCCTCTCATCAGAATCAACAGCCTCTCCGACGCCACTGGCTGCGAG ATCCTTGGGAAAGCCGAGTTTTTGAACCCCGGCGGAAGCGTGAAGGATCGCGTTGCAGTCAAAATTATTGAAGAG GCACTAGAATCCGGGGAACTTGTGCAAGGTGGTGTTGTGACCGAAGGAAGTGCTGGTAGTACTGCAATTAGCCTTGCCACAATTGCTCCAGCATATGGATGCAGATGCCATGTTGTTATTCCTGATGACGCTGCGATTGAAAAG TTGCAAATAATTGAAGCACTTGGAGCTACTGTTGAAAGAGTAAGACCAGTTTCTATTTCTCACAAAGACCACTATGTAAATGTTGCAAGGCGGAGGGCCTTGGAGGCCACAAATAGAGCTGCCATGCATGGAGATGCCAGAGAAGCTGAAAGCAATGGCTTCATACAAATGAACAGTCATGCACCAAAGCAAATGAAAAGCGATATTCCCTCCTGTGATTGTAAAGGTGGGTTCTTTGCCGATCAGTTTGAAAACCTAGCAAACTTCAGGGCGCACTATGCGTGGACTGGTCCTGAGATATGGGAGCAAACTGAAGGCAAACTGCATGCTTTTGTTGCTGCGGCTGGTACAGGCGGCACCATTGCTGGAATATCACGATTTCTCAAG GAAAAAGATCCAAGAGTTAAGTGCTTCCTTATCGATCCTCCTGGGTCTGGTTTGTTCAACAAAGTTACCAGAGGAGTAATGTACACAAAGGAGGAGGCAGAAGGCCGACGGCTGAAGAATCCATTTGATACTATCACAGAAGGAATCGGAATCAACAGATTGACCAAGAATTTCATGATGGCAGAGTTGGATGGAGCTTATCGTGGAACAGACCGAGAGGCTGTTGAAATGTCCAG GTTTCTTCTCAAGAATGACGGACTGTTTCTTGGGAGTTCTTCAGCGATGAACTGTGTCGGAGCTCTGCGAGTGGCACAATCTTTAGGTCCAGGGCACACAATTGTAACGATTTTGTGCGACAGCGGTATGAGGCACCTTAGCAAGTTCTGTAACACTCAGTATTTGGCTGATCGCGGATTGACGCCAACTGCATCTGGTCTTGAATTTCTAGATAGTCGATAG